A single genomic interval of uncultured Pseudodesulfovibrio sp. harbors:
- the serB gene encoding phosphoserine phosphatase SerB, with protein sequence MEKIILVHVTGGDRPGLTSELTNVLAEFEVDILDIGQVVIHNFLTLGILIRLPSDSQPVLKDLLFRAHELGVTMKLHPLAEEDYGSWVKEADKQRHIITLLARSISAQQIAAITNVVSESGLNIDTIHRLSGREPLDCNDYECARGCVEFTVRGTPDDIGAIRSKFLDISAEMMADIAFQEDNIFRRNRRLVAFDMDSTLIQAEVIDELAKEAGVGDQVAAITEAAMRGELDFKQSLRKRLSLLEGLDESVLQKVADRLPLSEGAERLISTLKSVGYTIAILSGGFTYFGNILKEKLGIDYVYANELEIKDGKLTGNAVGYIVDADKKAELLQKIADKESISLQQVIAVGDGANDLPMLNLAGLGIAFHAKPKVKKGARQAISTLGLDSILYLIGLSDRDLDSQKK encoded by the coding sequence ATGGAAAAAATCATTCTGGTACACGTCACGGGCGGAGACCGGCCCGGACTGACTTCTGAGCTGACCAATGTCTTGGCCGAATTCGAGGTGGACATTCTCGATATCGGTCAGGTCGTCATTCATAATTTTCTCACGCTCGGCATCCTGATCCGGCTGCCGTCCGACTCACAGCCCGTGCTCAAGGACCTGCTTTTCCGGGCCCACGAACTCGGCGTCACCATGAAGCTTCACCCGCTGGCCGAGGAAGACTACGGCTCCTGGGTCAAGGAAGCGGATAAACAGCGTCACATCATCACGCTGCTCGCACGGTCCATATCCGCCCAGCAGATTGCGGCCATCACCAATGTGGTCAGCGAATCCGGACTGAACATCGACACCATTCACCGCCTTTCCGGTCGTGAACCGCTCGACTGCAACGACTACGAATGCGCCCGCGGTTGCGTCGAATTCACCGTACGCGGCACCCCGGACGACATCGGTGCCATCCGCTCCAAATTTCTCGACATCTCCGCAGAGATGATGGCAGACATCGCCTTTCAGGAAGACAACATCTTCCGCCGCAACCGCCGACTTGTCGCATTCGACATGGACTCCACCCTCATTCAGGCCGAAGTCATCGACGAGCTGGCCAAGGAAGCGGGTGTGGGCGATCAGGTCGCCGCTATCACCGAGGCCGCCATGCGCGGCGAACTCGACTTCAAGCAAAGCCTTCGCAAGCGCCTCTCCCTTCTCGAAGGACTGGATGAGTCCGTACTACAGAAAGTCGCAGACCGCCTGCCCCTGTCCGAAGGGGCCGAACGCCTCATCTCCACGCTGAAAAGCGTGGGCTACACCATTGCCATCCTGTCCGGTGGATTCACTTACTTCGGCAACATTCTCAAGGAAAAACTCGGCATCGACTACGTGTATGCCAACGAGCTTGAAATCAAGGACGGCAAGCTGACCGGCAACGCCGTGGGCTACATCGTGGACGCCGACAAAAAGGCCGAACTGCTCCAGAAAATCGCGGACAAGGAATCCATTTCCCTGCAACAGGTCATCGCCGTGGGCGACGGAGCCAACGACCTGCCCATGCTCAATCTCGCGGGGCTGGGCATCGCCTTCCACGCCAAGCCCAAGGTCAAGAAAGGCGCGAGACAGGCCATCTCCACCCTCGGACTCGATTCCATCCTGTACCTGATCGGCCTGAGCGACCGCGATCTGGACAGCCAGAAAAAGTAA
- a CDS encoding flavodoxin has protein sequence MSKSLIVYGSTTGNTEYVAETIGKLLEQNEVTVDVQDSADVSAEGLGNGYDLVLLGCSTWGDDEIELQDDFIPLFDELEQSGLKGKKVAVFGCGDSSYEYFCGAVDAIQEKTEQIGAELIMDPLKIDGDPEADEINEWTRQILDKI, from the coding sequence ATGTCCAAATCTCTGATCGTCTACGGTTCAACCACCGGTAACACCGAATATGTAGCCGAAACCATCGGAAAACTTCTTGAACAAAATGAAGTCACTGTCGACGTACAGGACTCAGCCGATGTCTCGGCTGAAGGGCTTGGCAATGGATATGATCTCGTGCTGCTGGGCTGCTCCACATGGGGCGACGACGAAATCGAACTGCAAGACGATTTCATTCCACTCTTTGATGAGCTTGAGCAATCCGGCCTCAAGGGCAAAAAGGTCGCAGTGTTCGGTTGTGGAGATTCTTCATACGAATATTTCTGCGGAGCCGTGGACGCCATTCAGGAAAAAACCGAACAGATCGGAGCAGAGCTCATTATGGACCCGCTGAAAATTGACGGTGATCCCGAAGCGGACGAAATCAATGAGTGGACCCGACAAATCCTCGACAAAATCTAG
- a CDS encoding redox-sensing transcriptional repressor Rex — MKSEHIPKATIGRLAVYIQVLENLLRDGNDVISSEKLARACSVNSSQIRKDLAYFGEFGVRGVGYYVQELITSIKQSLGIDRIWKCALIGVGNMGTALLRHHDFGRRGFHIAAAFDCDPDKIGREFEDMEIVCPTHLKEQAPELGLEIGIITTPPDRAQRAANHLVDANIRGIINFAPARINVPPHIPVEYVDFFDHLYAVAFQITLGSD, encoded by the coding sequence ATGAAAAGTGAACATATCCCCAAAGCGACCATCGGACGCCTCGCCGTTTACATTCAGGTTCTCGAAAACCTGCTCCGCGACGGAAACGATGTTATCTCATCTGAAAAACTCGCCCGCGCTTGTTCGGTGAATTCGTCGCAGATACGCAAAGACCTCGCCTACTTCGGTGAATTCGGTGTCAGGGGTGTCGGTTATTACGTTCAAGAGCTTATTACTTCCATCAAGCAATCCCTCGGCATTGACCGGATCTGGAAATGCGCGCTTATCGGCGTCGGAAACATGGGCACCGCCCTGCTCCGTCACCATGACTTTGGGCGGCGTGGCTTTCATATCGCAGCAGCATTCGACTGCGACCCCGACAAAATCGGTCGTGAATTTGAAGATATGGAAATTGTCTGCCCCACCCATCTGAAAGAGCAGGCCCCGGAACTCGGTCTTGAAATCGGCATCATCACCACACCGCCGGACCGCGCCCAGCGCGCTGCCAACCACCTGGTCGATGCCAACATCAGGGGAATCATCAACTTCGCGCCTGCACGTATTAACGTGCCGCCACACATCCCTGTTGAGTACGTTGATTTCTTTGACCATCTGTACGCAGTGGCCTTCCAGATCACCCTCGGTAGCGACTAG
- a CDS encoding ATP synthase F0 subunit C: MKIAKILLTTLAMVLVASAAFAAGDPAVMSAKAYATAIGMGIAAGLCGIGQGMGVKGAAEGIARNPEAAGQISTTLILGLAFIESLAIYALVVNLILLFVV, from the coding sequence ATGAAAATCGCTAAGATTCTGCTCACCACTCTGGCTATGGTTCTGGTTGCTTCCGCTGCTTTCGCTGCTGGCGATCCGGCTGTCATGTCCGCTAAAGCATACGCCACTGCCATCGGCATGGGCATCGCTGCTGGTCTCTGCGGCATCGGTCAGGGCATGGGCGTCAAGGGTGCTGCTGAAGGTATCGCTCGCAACCCCGAAGCTGCCGGTCAGATTTCCACCACTCTGATCCTCGGCCTCGCATTCATCGAGTCCCTGGCTATTTACGCACTGGTTGTTAACCTGATCCTGCTCTTCGTCGTCTAG
- the atpB gene encoding F0F1 ATP synthase subunit A, which yields MGFAGGLPHPLLYADMIKSIGHWGASLEHALGVESINHVLYMWLAMAILFTLGLIVRGRLQLVPGGLQNVMETIFGGLEDFVVANLGQEGRQFMPLLGTIFIFILTMNLMGLIPGCDAATANINTPAAMAIIVFVFYQFVGMKKWGFGYIKHFMGPVGFLAPLMLILEPISHCARPLSLTLRLFGNIRGEEIVLILMFFLAPILGSLPMYFLFILAKTIQAFIFFMLTMLYLQGAIEHAH from the coding sequence ATGGGTTTCGCAGGCGGATTACCGCATCCTCTGTTGTACGCGGATATGATCAAAAGCATCGGCCACTGGGGCGCGAGCCTTGAGCACGCACTCGGTGTCGAATCCATCAACCACGTGCTGTACATGTGGCTCGCGATGGCAATTCTTTTCACCCTCGGCCTGATCGTTCGCGGCCGTTTGCAGCTGGTTCCCGGCGGACTCCAGAACGTCATGGAGACCATCTTTGGTGGTCTGGAAGACTTCGTTGTCGCCAACCTCGGCCAGGAAGGCCGCCAGTTCATGCCGCTGCTCGGCACCATCTTCATCTTCATCCTTACCATGAACCTGATGGGTCTCATCCCCGGTTGCGACGCCGCCACCGCCAACATCAACACGCCTGCCGCCATGGCAATCATCGTGTTCGTGTTCTATCAGTTCGTGGGTATGAAGAAATGGGGCTTCGGCTACATCAAGCACTTCATGGGCCCGGTCGGATTCCTGGCTCCCCTGATGCTCATCCTTGAGCCGATTTCTCACTGTGCACGTCCGCTCAGCCTGACTCTTCGTCTCTTCGGTAACATTCGCGGTGAGGAAATCGTCCTGATTCTGATGTTCTTCCTTGCTCCGATCCTCGGCTCCCTGCCGATGTACTTCCTGTTCATCCTTGCAAAGACCATTCAGGCATTCATTTTCTTCATGCTGACAATGCTCTACCTGCAAGGTGCTATCGAGCACGCTCATTAG
- a CDS encoding ATP synthase subunit I: MLNRINQTVERMLVKSGFALTDVRVLVRNQIYVSLGTSLVIGLVTLFSRWSLAYAAGAVIALANFWTLARIVQHLAHKPGGGPFVLFVIFMVKMTLSGLAFYWLIGVERVPHWGLISGLGTVVVNVTVTGLIQMGNKRPS; encoded by the coding sequence GTGCTGAACAGGATCAATCAGACGGTTGAGCGGATGCTCGTCAAGAGCGGGTTCGCGTTGACCGACGTCCGGGTTCTCGTTCGCAATCAGATTTACGTGTCGCTGGGGACCTCTCTAGTGATCGGGCTGGTAACACTTTTTTCCCGGTGGTCTCTCGCTTACGCGGCTGGGGCAGTCATTGCTCTTGCCAACTTCTGGACTCTTGCTCGCATTGTCCAGCATTTGGCTCACAAGCCGGGAGGCGGACCATTTGTACTGTTTGTCATATTCATGGTGAAGATGACTCTGAGCGGGCTCGCCTTTTACTGGCTGATCGGAGTCGAACGTGTTCCCCATTGGGGGCTGATTTCGGGACTCGGGACCGTTGTCGTGAACGTCACGGTGACAGGCCTGATCCAGATGGGGAACAAAAGGCCCAGTTAA
- a CDS encoding AtpZ/AtpI family protein has product MFFKDGKWTNIVQVGGTASTMGLHIVSATVVGLTFGYFLDDYFGTKPWLIMIFFFLGIVAGFKMVIEDFRKLQRREEAKKQHGSLKQDGEESAEQDQSDG; this is encoded by the coding sequence ATGTTCTTTAAAGACGGCAAATGGACGAATATCGTACAGGTCGGGGGCACCGCCAGTACGATGGGGCTGCACATTGTGTCCGCCACTGTCGTCGGGCTGACTTTCGGGTATTTTCTGGACGACTACTTCGGAACCAAGCCCTGGCTCATAATGATCTTCTTCTTTTTGGGGATCGTTGCCGGGTTCAAGATGGTTATTGAAGACTTCAGAAAACTCCAGAGACGGGAAGAAGCCAAGAAGCAACACGGTTCTTTGAAACAGGACGGAGAAGAGAGTGCTGAACAGGATCAATCAGACGGTTGA
- a CDS encoding DUF3426 domain-containing protein — MIVTCPNCQTRYNLPDDKIPAGGAKVKCSKCAHVFKAEAPPASPEDEVENLLEEESQAAPDTQAGNDFDETFDEVAAGGEKPADETPEEEASPEDESLVPTEPDEDMPGMDDLFDDTDETPDPEPAPTPSGEDESASRDDVDSLFGDDEDSLFDDEDKEDEETSDTDDLFDESGDDDSDLFDDEGDETEDDEDEEEDEEYDDDFSLDDDEDDDEEPRSRKSLGCLIILLVIALLIGAGIYLKAWTWFGLDMGSYFQNVPYIGKMFMEETGGSEETPPGESPADRVRKIELKNVKQYYVANEKTGNLFVVEGKAVNKFAAPKERIKVEVILYDKTGNVLTSQAFMCGNVLSQFQLQVQTEGEIKDGLASEVGILSNNTFIRPGASTPFMAVFFQPPTGVKEFLVKVVDVGDPK; from the coding sequence ATGATCGTCACCTGCCCGAACTGCCAGACCAGGTACAATCTGCCCGACGACAAGATCCCGGCGGGCGGAGCCAAGGTCAAATGCTCCAAATGCGCCCACGTCTTCAAGGCCGAAGCTCCTCCGGCATCACCGGAAGACGAGGTCGAAAACCTGCTGGAAGAAGAATCCCAGGCCGCACCGGACACCCAGGCGGGCAATGATTTCGACGAAACTTTTGACGAAGTCGCAGCCGGTGGCGAAAAACCTGCCGACGAGACTCCCGAAGAAGAAGCCTCACCGGAAGACGAGTCACTCGTTCCCACCGAGCCGGACGAAGACATGCCGGGTATGGATGATCTCTTCGACGACACGGACGAGACCCCTGACCCCGAACCGGCTCCCACGCCCTCCGGCGAAGACGAAAGCGCTTCCCGTGACGATGTGGACTCCCTTTTCGGCGACGACGAGGATTCCCTCTTCGACGATGAAGACAAGGAAGACGAAGAAACTTCCGATACAGATGATCTTTTCGACGAATCCGGCGACGACGACAGCGACCTCTTTGATGACGAAGGGGACGAGACCGAAGACGACGAAGACGAAGAAGAAGACGAAGAATATGACGACGATTTCAGCCTTGATGACGATGAGGATGACGACGAGGAGCCCCGAAGCCGCAAATCGCTCGGTTGCCTTATCATCCTTCTGGTCATAGCCCTGCTGATCGGTGCGGGAATCTACCTCAAGGCATGGACGTGGTTCGGCCTTGATATGGGTTCCTACTTCCAGAACGTGCCCTACATCGGCAAGATGTTCATGGAGGAAACCGGCGGCAGCGAAGAAACGCCTCCGGGCGAATCCCCGGCAGACCGCGTCCGCAAAATCGAGCTGAAGAACGTCAAGCAGTACTATGTGGCCAATGAGAAGACCGGCAACCTGTTCGTTGTCGAGGGCAAGGCGGTCAACAAGTTCGCCGCGCCCAAGGAACGCATCAAGGTCGAGGTCATCCTCTACGACAAGACCGGCAACGTGCTCACCTCACAGGCTTTCATGTGCGGCAATGTTCTGTCCCAGTTCCAGCTTCAGGTTCAGACGGAAGGCGAAATAAAGGACGGACTGGCCAGCGAGGTCGGGATTCTTTCCAACAACACCTTCATCAGGCCGGGAGCTTCGACGCCTTTCATGGCCGTGTTCTTCCAGCCGCCGACAGGGGTCAAGGAATTCCTGGTCAAAGTGGTTGATGTGGGCGACCCCAAATAA
- the hpt gene encoding hypoxanthine phosphoribosyltransferase: MAHKLTPFITAEQLAERVKELGKEVAASYEGDEPLVCICVLKGAFLFFSDVIRKIDRDIEVDFVRLASYGTATSRGEDIVFSKDLEISIEGKDVLVIEDIVDTGHSMDFLLHVLRRRNPKSLKICALIDKHERREKKITVDFAGFKLNDGFIVGYGLDYAERYRELDGIYELSTE; encoded by the coding sequence ATGGCACATAAACTGACACCCTTCATCACCGCCGAGCAGCTTGCCGAGCGCGTGAAAGAACTCGGAAAAGAGGTAGCTGCCAGCTACGAAGGCGACGAACCTCTGGTCTGCATCTGCGTACTCAAAGGCGCGTTCCTGTTCTTCTCCGATGTCATCCGAAAAATAGACCGCGACATCGAAGTCGATTTCGTCCGGCTGGCGAGCTACGGCACCGCCACATCCCGGGGCGAAGACATTGTCTTTTCCAAGGACCTCGAAATTTCCATCGAAGGAAAAGACGTACTCGTCATCGAGGATATCGTGGATACCGGACACTCCATGGATTTTCTCCTGCATGTTCTTCGCAGAAGAAATCCGAAGAGTTTGAAAATCTGCGCGCTTATTGATAAGCATGAAAGGCGTGAGAAGAAAATCACAGTGGATTTCGCAGGCTTCAAGCTGAACGACGGCTTCATTGTCGGCTATGGCCTTGACTATGCCGAACGCTATCGCGAACTGGATGGCATTTACGAACTGTCCACTGAATAA
- a CDS encoding N-acetyltransferase produces the protein MIRKARIEDVKIIHRLLIHQEEHDGLVLPRSYSQLYSHLRDFYVTTDENDNVTGCCALNIIWENLAEIRSLVVLPEHRGKGLGRKLVDACLSEAVTLGIFKVYTLTVQTEFFAHLGFVNEEMNALNQKVFADCLNCPRFPDLCNEVAMVMAL, from the coding sequence ATGATCAGAAAAGCCCGCATCGAAGACGTCAAGATCATCCATAGGCTGCTCATCCATCAGGAAGAGCACGACGGACTGGTCCTGCCGCGCTCATACAGCCAGTTGTACTCGCACCTGCGCGACTTCTACGTGACTACGGACGAGAACGACAATGTAACCGGCTGTTGCGCCCTGAACATCATCTGGGAAAACCTCGCGGAAATCCGTTCGCTGGTCGTGCTCCCGGAACACCGGGGCAAAGGACTCGGCCGCAAGCTGGTCGATGCCTGCCTGAGCGAAGCCGTGACACTGGGTATATTTAAAGTATATACCCTTACCGTGCAGACGGAATTCTTCGCCCATCTGGGCTTTGTGAACGAGGAGATGAACGCCTTGAACCAGAAGGTGTTCGCCGACTGCCTCAATTGCCCGCGCTTCCCGGACCTCTGTAACGAGGTCGCCATGGTGATGGCGCTGTAA
- a CDS encoding TlpA disulfide reductase family protein, with product MKTFRRLATLLTVALILMACSGSGEPEAASDNGGPVTASGFPAMSVADLESFLAKNADKPTLALMWTTWCPSCKQELPELEALQASHGDRVNIMAISLDEDAQALKKFFSGKKLDLPVYHGDEALGRKFGVEAIPTLLIFDTTGKLVFNQPGVFPHAMLERMVGGMLK from the coding sequence ATGAAGACTTTCAGGCGTCTTGCCACGCTGTTGACAGTAGCCCTGATTCTCATGGCCTGCTCGGGTTCGGGCGAACCCGAAGCCGCATCCGACAACGGTGGCCCTGTAACGGCCAGCGGCTTTCCTGCCATGAGTGTAGCCGACCTTGAATCCTTCCTGGCAAAAAACGCAGACAAGCCGACCCTGGCTCTGATGTGGACCACATGGTGCCCGTCCTGCAAACAGGAACTCCCGGAACTTGAGGCCCTGCAAGCCTCCCACGGCGACAGGGTCAACATCATGGCCATCTCTCTGGACGAGGATGCACAGGCCCTGAAAAAGTTTTTCTCCGGAAAAAAGCTTGACTTACCCGTCTATCACGGTGACGAAGCCCTTGGCCGGAAATTCGGTGTGGAGGCCATCCCCACCCTACTCATTTTCGACACGACCGGGAAACTGGTCTTCAATCAACCCGGAGTGTTCCCTCATGCCATGCTCGAGCGCATGGTCGGCGGAATGCTGAAATAG
- a CDS encoding RHS repeat-associated core domain-containing protein, which translates to MIRFLVPKIRGGEAQTKSSFFRSFFSALEKERTPPGGHGRSESDWISAFCLSCLSHPHVNPPSYAFFARFHLAPDYRLLGVTLPDGREIEYEHNKDGLPVAKKINGRVTARYAWKDFIRLASFHDGEYEFHFIYEKGERLPHAVCVNGRTLTLEYDQVGTLKAVVGETGNVIQAIQYDPFGRPLWTDNPALNIPLGFAGGLEDPDTGLVRFGWRDYDPDTGRWTALDPIGDAGGDDDWYGYCLDDPVNMIDPAGLMGSKPEEPDEGALYSANCVQWQASPGACEKCSELDGKYFDSESNAPDKPHPNCKCQLVECFYGSEYTEWKVSEKGKPVYDMPDVVVFPFALNAIKIWWTMTIIVKEKRERTLYKICGDRKDKIKTLTEYRSRKVIKSLQSQAICISSDNISSCSRFMSTNPWVWGDTRYGDIRSTH; encoded by the coding sequence TTGATCAGATTCTTGGTTCCGAAGATACGAGGCGGAGAAGCTCAGACCAAAAGCAGTTTCTTTCGTTCTTTCTTTTCTGCTTTGGAAAAAGAAAGAACCCCGCCGGGAGGGCATGGAAGGAGCGAAAGCGACTGGATTTCTGCATTTTGCCTTTCCTGCCTTTCTCACCCCCATGTCAACCCTCCAAGTTATGCTTTTTTTGCCCGTTTTCATCTTGCCCCGGACTACCGCCTGCTCGGCGTCACCCTGCCGGACGGTCGCGAGATTGAATACGAGCACAACAAGGACGGCCTGCCGGTCGCCAAAAAAATCAATGGCCGCGTAACCGCCCGTTACGCTTGGAAAGACTTCATCCGTCTCGCCTCATTTCATGACGGTGAGTATGAATTTCACTTCATCTACGAAAAGGGCGAACGCCTGCCGCACGCGGTGTGCGTCAACGGGCGGACGTTGACGCTTGAATACGATCAGGTCGGCACCCTGAAAGCGGTTGTCGGCGAAACCGGTAACGTGATACAGGCCATCCAGTACGACCCGTTCGGCAGACCGCTGTGGACGGACAACCCGGCCCTGAACATCCCCCTCGGCTTCGCAGGAGGACTGGAGGACCCGGACACCGGCCTCGTCCGCTTTGGGTGGCGGGATTACGACCCGGACACCGGTCGTTGGACCGCCCTCGACCCGATAGGCGATGCGGGCGGAGACGACGACTGGTACGGGTATTGTCTGGATGACCCAGTCAATATGATTGATCCTGCGGGGTTGATGGGCAGCAAACCGGAGGAGCCGGATGAAGGGGCTCTTTACTCGGCGAACTGCGTACAGTGGCAGGCAAGTCCGGGAGCCTGTGAAAAATGCAGTGAACTCGACGGCAAGTATTTTGACAGTGAAAGCAATGCCCCGGATAAACCGCATCCGAACTGCAAATGTCAGTTAGTCGAATGCTTTTACGGGTCTGAATATACGGAATGGAAGGTGTCTGAAAAAGGTAAACCCGTCTACGACATGCCGGATGTTGTTGTATTTCCGTTTGCTTTAAATGCAATAAAAATTTGGTGGACCATGACGATTATAGTGAAGGAGAAAAGAGAACGGACACTTTACAAAATCTGTGGTGACAGAAAGGATAAGATCAAAACCCTCACGGAATATCGATCTCGCAAGGTTATTAAATCTTTGCAGTCTCAGGCCATCTGTATCAGTTCTGACAACATCAGTTCCTGCAGCCGGTTTATGAGTACAAATCCGTGGGTTTGGGGCGACACCCGATATGGAGACATAAGGTCAACACACTAA
- a CDS encoding TIGR01212 family radical SAM protein (This family includes YhcC from E. coli K-12, an uncharacterized radical SAM protein.): MQRFHALSVYNRRRYGKRVQKIPLDADFSCPNRDGTISRKGCIFCNPLGSGSGFSDRGMDLAEQWNFWHDLHTKRHRLAAFTAYLQSYSNTYGPIEKLACILDRLDGLPGLHSLSLGTRPDCLDDEKLDLLAEQREALGLSDIFLELGLQSSNDETLKHINRGHDSAAFASAVEAAADRGLNVVAHVIAGLPSPRGRETLDDLLTTVDFINELPVSGIKFHNLYVCRGTPLARLHEDGEYTPLTQEEYLFHLSEALMHLKPTTVIHRLNGNPTKGELIAPDWAANMRGLHNEVRAYLKKHDVWQGKKNGAETGIPDWFAAED; encoded by the coding sequence ATGCAACGCTTCCACGCCCTGTCAGTATACAACCGCCGACGCTACGGCAAGCGTGTGCAGAAAATACCACTCGACGCCGATTTTTCCTGCCCGAACAGGGATGGAACCATCTCGCGCAAGGGATGCATCTTCTGCAATCCGCTTGGGTCCGGATCGGGTTTCAGCGACAGGGGAATGGACCTCGCGGAACAGTGGAATTTCTGGCACGATCTGCACACGAAAAGGCACCGCCTCGCCGCCTTTACGGCGTACCTCCAATCGTATTCCAACACCTACGGGCCGATAGAAAAACTTGCCTGCATCCTCGACCGGCTCGACGGGCTGCCCGGTCTGCATTCCCTCAGCCTCGGCACACGCCCGGACTGTCTTGACGACGAAAAGCTCGACCTGCTCGCCGAACAGCGGGAAGCACTCGGCCTGAGCGACATTTTTCTCGAACTCGGCCTGCAATCGTCCAACGACGAAACCCTGAAACACATCAACAGGGGGCACGATTCCGCCGCCTTTGCCAGCGCCGTGGAAGCCGCTGCCGACCGGGGCCTGAACGTGGTGGCGCACGTCATCGCCGGACTGCCCTCACCCCGTGGCCGGGAGACACTGGACGACCTGCTCACCACCGTCGATTTCATCAACGAACTGCCCGTCAGCGGCATCAAGTTCCACAACCTCTACGTCTGCCGGGGCACACCGCTGGCACGGCTCCATGAAGACGGCGAATACACCCCGCTCACGCAGGAAGAATATCTTTTCCATCTGTCCGAAGCCCTCATGCACCTCAAACCGACCACCGTCATTCACCGCCTCAACGGCAACCCCACCAAGGGCGAACTCATCGCCCCGGACTGGGCCGCCAACATGCGCGGCCTGCACAACGAAGTGCGCGCCTACCTCAAAAAGCACGACGTATGGCAGGGAAAAAAGAACGGCGCGGAAACAGGCATACCGGACTGGTTCGCGGCCGAGGACTAG
- a CDS encoding rod shape-determining protein: MGSLLNKIIGSFSNDLAIDLGTANTLVYVKGKGVMLSEPSVVAVKKDSRGGKTVLAVGAEAKKMLGRTPGNIVAIRPMKDGVIADFEVTEAMLRHFISKVHNSRRLVRPRIMICVPTGITQVEKRAVKESAQSAGAREVYLVEEPMAAAIGANLPITEPTSNMIVDIGGGTTEIAVISLSGIVYARSVRIGGDKMDEAIMQHVKRKYNMLIGESTAEQIKINIGSAYPLGDEEPIMEVKGRDLVTGIPQNRPITAEEVREAISEQVEGIVQGVRIALEQTPPELAADIVDRGIVLTGGGALLKGLDQLLQHETQLPITVVEDPLTAVVLGSGKALDNIDLYKDITTD, translated from the coding sequence ATGGGTAGCCTGCTCAACAAGATTATCGGATCTTTCTCCAACGATCTCGCCATCGACCTCGGTACGGCGAACACACTTGTCTACGTCAAGGGCAAGGGTGTCATGCTTTCCGAGCCCTCGGTCGTTGCGGTCAAGAAGGATTCGCGCGGTGGAAAAACCGTGCTGGCCGTGGGAGCCGAAGCCAAGAAGATGCTCGGTCGTACACCCGGCAATATCGTGGCGATTCGGCCCATGAAGGACGGCGTCATCGCCGACTTCGAGGTTACCGAAGCCATGCTTCGTCATTTCATTTCCAAGGTACACAACAGCCGACGTCTGGTTCGGCCCCGCATCATGATCTGCGTGCCCACCGGCATTACGCAGGTTGAAAAGCGTGCGGTCAAGGAGTCGGCCCAGTCTGCCGGTGCTCGCGAGGTCTATCTCGTCGAGGAGCCCATGGCCGCAGCCATCGGTGCCAACCTGCCGATTACTGAACCGACCTCAAACATGATCGTTGACATCGGTGGTGGCACCACCGAGATCGCTGTCATCTCCCTGTCCGGTATCGTCTACGCCCGAAGCGTTCGCATCGGCGGCGACAAGATGGACGAGGCGATTATGCAGCACGTCAAACGCAAGTATAATATGCTCATCGGTGAATCCACTGCGGAGCAGATCAAGATCAACATCGGTTCCGCCTATCCTCTGGGAGACGAAGAGCCGATCATGGAAGTCAAAGGCCGCGATCTTGTCACCGGTATTCCGCAGAACCGTCCCATCACCGCCGAAGAGGTCCGCGAGGCCATCAGCGAACAGGTGGAAGGGATTGTTCAGGGCGTGCGTATCGCGCTGGAGCAGACTCCGCCCGAACTGGCTGCGGATATTGTTGACCGCGGTATCGTTCTCACCGGCGGCGGCGCGCTGCTCAAGGGGCTGGATCAGCTCCTCCAGCATGAGACCCAACTGCCCATCACGGTGGTTGAAGATCCGCTTACCGCGGTTGTACTTGGTTCCGGCAAGGCGCTGGACAACATCGATCTCTACAAGGATATCACGACCGATTAG